Proteins from a genomic interval of Salmo trutta chromosome 39, fSalTru1.1, whole genome shotgun sequence:
- the LOC115179377 gene encoding poly(rC)-binding protein 3 isoform X6 encodes MEPPKVQQPGEGGLNVTLTIRLLMHGKEVGSIIGKKGETVKKMREEVSASGARINISEGNCPERIVTITGPTDAIFKAFAMIAYKFEEDIINSMSNSPATSKPPVTLRLVVPASQCGSLIGKGGSKIKEMRESTGAQVQVAGDMLPNSTERAVTISGAPEAIIQCVKQICVVMLESPPKGATIPYRPKPASTPVIFSGGQVRADPLGASTANLSLLLQHQPLPAYTIQGQYAIPHPDQLTKLHQLAMQQTPFNPLGQTTPAFPGLDASNQASTHELTIPNDLIGCIIGRQGTKINEIRQMSGAQIKIANAMEGSSERQITITGTPANISLAQYLINARFRDVAAMWNDPSSMTTS; translated from the exons ATGGAACCACCCAAGGTGCAGCAGCCAGGCGAAGGAGGCCTCAACGTTACCCTCACCATCAGGCTTCTGATGCACGGCAAG GAGGTTGGAAGCATCATTGGAAAG AAAGGAGAGACAGTGAAGAAGATGCGTGAAGAGGTAAGTGCA AGCGGTGCACGCATCAACATCTCTGAGGGAAACTGCCCAGAGAGGATAGTTACCATCACCGGACCCACAGATGCCATCTTCAAGGCCTTCGCCATGATCGCATACAAGTTTGAAGAG GATATAATCAACTCTATGAGCAACAGTCCAGCCACCAGCAAGCCCCCTGTCACTCTGCGTCTGGTGGTCCCAGCCAGCCAATGTGGCTCCCTCATAGGGAAAGGAGGCTCCAAGATCAAAGAAATGAGAGAG TCCACAGGTGCTCAGGTACAGGTCGCAGGGGACATGCTGCCCAACTCCACTGAACGAGCAGTCACCATCTCAGGAGCCCCGGAAGCCATTATCCAGTGTGTCAAGCAGATCTGTGTTGTCATGCTAGAG TCCCCACCGAAAGGTGCCACTATCCCCTACCGCCCCAAGCCTGCCTCCACCCCCGTCATTTTTTCAGGTGGCCAGGTAAGAGCCGACCCGCTGGGGGCCTCCACTGCCAACCTCAGCCTCTTACTGCAGCACCAGCCACTGCCT GCTTACACCATTCAGGGACAATACGCCATCCCTCACCCTGAC CAGTTGACCAAGCTCCACCAGTTGGCTATGCAGCAAACCCCCTTTAATCCCCTTGGACAGACCACCCCTGCCTTCCCCG GTCTGGATGCCAGTAACCAGGCCAGTACTCATGAACTCACCATTCCCAATGAT CTAATAGGCTGCATAATCGGGCGCCAGGGAACCAAAATCAACGAGATCCGTCAGATGTCTGGGGCGCAGATCAAAATTGCTAACGCCATGGAAGGGTCATCGGAGCGCCAGATCACCATCACAGGAACCCCCGCCAACATCAGCCTGGCCCAGTACCTCATCAACGCAAG GTTCAGAGACGTGGCGGCCATGTGGAATGACCCATCCTCCATGACGACATCCTAA
- the LOC115179377 gene encoding poly(rC)-binding protein 3 isoform X8 encodes MEPPKVQQPGEGGLNVTLTIRLLMHGKEVGSIIGKKGETVKKMREESGARINISEGNCPERIVTITGPTDAIFKAFAMIAYKFEEDIINSMSNSPATSKPPVTLRLVVPASQCGSLIGKGGSKIKEMRESTGAQVQVAGDMLPNSTERAVTISGAPEAIIQCVKQICVVMLESPPKGATIPYRPKPASTPVIFSGGQVRADPLGASTANLSLLLQHQPLPAYTIQGQYAIPHPDQLTKLHQLAMQQTPFNPLGQTTPAFPAGLDASNQASTHELTIPNDLIGCIIGRQGTKINEIRQMSGAQIKIANAMEGSSERQITITGTPANISLAQYLINARFRDVAAMWNDPSSMTTS; translated from the exons ATGGAACCACCCAAGGTGCAGCAGCCAGGCGAAGGAGGCCTCAACGTTACCCTCACCATCAGGCTTCTGATGCACGGCAAG GAGGTTGGAAGCATCATTGGAAAG AAAGGAGAGACAGTGAAGAAGATGCGTGAAGAG AGCGGTGCACGCATCAACATCTCTGAGGGAAACTGCCCAGAGAGGATAGTTACCATCACCGGACCCACAGATGCCATCTTCAAGGCCTTCGCCATGATCGCATACAAGTTTGAAGAG GATATAATCAACTCTATGAGCAACAGTCCAGCCACCAGCAAGCCCCCTGTCACTCTGCGTCTGGTGGTCCCAGCCAGCCAATGTGGCTCCCTCATAGGGAAAGGAGGCTCCAAGATCAAAGAAATGAGAGAG TCCACAGGTGCTCAGGTACAGGTCGCAGGGGACATGCTGCCCAACTCCACTGAACGAGCAGTCACCATCTCAGGAGCCCCGGAAGCCATTATCCAGTGTGTCAAGCAGATCTGTGTTGTCATGCTAGAG TCCCCACCGAAAGGTGCCACTATCCCCTACCGCCCCAAGCCTGCCTCCACCCCCGTCATTTTTTCAGGTGGCCAGGTAAGAGCCGACCCGCTGGGGGCCTCCACTGCCAACCTCAGCCTCTTACTGCAGCACCAGCCACTGCCT GCTTACACCATTCAGGGACAATACGCCATCCCTCACCCTGAC CAGTTGACCAAGCTCCACCAGTTGGCTATGCAGCAAACCCCCTTTAATCCCCTTGGACAGACCACCCCTGCCTTCCCCG CAGGTCTGGATGCCAGTAACCAGGCCAGTACTCATGAACTCACCATTCCCAATGAT CTAATAGGCTGCATAATCGGGCGCCAGGGAACCAAAATCAACGAGATCCGTCAGATGTCTGGGGCGCAGATCAAAATTGCTAACGCCATGGAAGGGTCATCGGAGCGCCAGATCACCATCACAGGAACCCCCGCCAACATCAGCCTGGCCCAGTACCTCATCAACGCAAG GTTCAGAGACGTGGCGGCCATGTGGAATGACCCATCCTCCATGACGACATCCTAA
- the LOC115179377 gene encoding poly(rC)-binding protein 3 isoform X17, with protein MEPPKVQQPGEGGLNVTLTIRLLMHGKEVGSIIGKKGETVKKMREESGARINISEGNCPERIVTITGPTDAIFKAFAMIAYKFEEDIINSMSNSPATSKPPVTLRLVVPASQCGSLIGKGGSKIKEMRESTGAQVQVAGDMLPNSTERAVTISGAPEAIIQCVKQICVVMLESPPKGATIPYRPKPASTPVIFSGGQAYTIQGQYAIPHPDLTKLHQLAMQQTPFNPLGQTTPAFPAGLDASNQASTHELTIPNDLIGCIIGRQGTKINEIRQMSGAQIKIANAMEGSSERQITITGTPANISLAQYLINARFRDVAAMWNDPSSMTTS; from the exons ATGGAACCACCCAAGGTGCAGCAGCCAGGCGAAGGAGGCCTCAACGTTACCCTCACCATCAGGCTTCTGATGCACGGCAAG GAGGTTGGAAGCATCATTGGAAAG AAAGGAGAGACAGTGAAGAAGATGCGTGAAGAG AGCGGTGCACGCATCAACATCTCTGAGGGAAACTGCCCAGAGAGGATAGTTACCATCACCGGACCCACAGATGCCATCTTCAAGGCCTTCGCCATGATCGCATACAAGTTTGAAGAG GATATAATCAACTCTATGAGCAACAGTCCAGCCACCAGCAAGCCCCCTGTCACTCTGCGTCTGGTGGTCCCAGCCAGCCAATGTGGCTCCCTCATAGGGAAAGGAGGCTCCAAGATCAAAGAAATGAGAGAG TCCACAGGTGCTCAGGTACAGGTCGCAGGGGACATGCTGCCCAACTCCACTGAACGAGCAGTCACCATCTCAGGAGCCCCGGAAGCCATTATCCAGTGTGTCAAGCAGATCTGTGTTGTCATGCTAGAG TCCCCACCGAAAGGTGCCACTATCCCCTACCGCCCCAAGCCTGCCTCCACCCCCGTCATTTTTTCAGGTGGCCAG GCTTACACCATTCAGGGACAATACGCCATCCCTCACCCTGAC TTGACCAAGCTCCACCAGTTGGCTATGCAGCAAACCCCCTTTAATCCCCTTGGACAGACCACCCCTGCCTTCCCCG CAGGTCTGGATGCCAGTAACCAGGCCAGTACTCATGAACTCACCATTCCCAATGAT CTAATAGGCTGCATAATCGGGCGCCAGGGAACCAAAATCAACGAGATCCGTCAGATGTCTGGGGCGCAGATCAAAATTGCTAACGCCATGGAAGGGTCATCGGAGCGCCAGATCACCATCACAGGAACCCCCGCCAACATCAGCCTGGCCCAGTACCTCATCAACGCAAG GTTCAGAGACGTGGCGGCCATGTGGAATGACCCATCCTCCATGACGACATCCTAA
- the LOC115179377 gene encoding poly(rC)-binding protein 3 isoform X4: MEPPKVQQPGEGGLNVTLTIRLLMHGKEVGSIIGKKGETVKKMREEVSASGARINISEGNCPERIVTITGPTDAIFKAFAMIAYKFEEDIINSMSNSPATSKPPVTLRLVVPASQCGSLIGKGGSKIKEMRESTGAQVQVAGDMLPNSTERAVTISGAPEAIIQCVKQICVVMLESPPKGATIPYRPKPASTPVIFSGGQVRADPLGASTANLSLLLQHQPLPAYTIQGQYAIPHPDQLTKLHQLAMQQTPFNPLGQTTPAFPAGLDASNQASTHELTIPNDLIGCIIGRQGTKINEIRQMSGAQIKIANAMEGSSERQITITGTPANISLAQYLINARFRDVAAMWNDPSSMTTS; the protein is encoded by the exons ATGGAACCACCCAAGGTGCAGCAGCCAGGCGAAGGAGGCCTCAACGTTACCCTCACCATCAGGCTTCTGATGCACGGCAAG GAGGTTGGAAGCATCATTGGAAAG AAAGGAGAGACAGTGAAGAAGATGCGTGAAGAGGTAAGTGCA AGCGGTGCACGCATCAACATCTCTGAGGGAAACTGCCCAGAGAGGATAGTTACCATCACCGGACCCACAGATGCCATCTTCAAGGCCTTCGCCATGATCGCATACAAGTTTGAAGAG GATATAATCAACTCTATGAGCAACAGTCCAGCCACCAGCAAGCCCCCTGTCACTCTGCGTCTGGTGGTCCCAGCCAGCCAATGTGGCTCCCTCATAGGGAAAGGAGGCTCCAAGATCAAAGAAATGAGAGAG TCCACAGGTGCTCAGGTACAGGTCGCAGGGGACATGCTGCCCAACTCCACTGAACGAGCAGTCACCATCTCAGGAGCCCCGGAAGCCATTATCCAGTGTGTCAAGCAGATCTGTGTTGTCATGCTAGAG TCCCCACCGAAAGGTGCCACTATCCCCTACCGCCCCAAGCCTGCCTCCACCCCCGTCATTTTTTCAGGTGGCCAGGTAAGAGCCGACCCGCTGGGGGCCTCCACTGCCAACCTCAGCCTCTTACTGCAGCACCAGCCACTGCCT GCTTACACCATTCAGGGACAATACGCCATCCCTCACCCTGAC CAGTTGACCAAGCTCCACCAGTTGGCTATGCAGCAAACCCCCTTTAATCCCCTTGGACAGACCACCCCTGCCTTCCCCG CAGGTCTGGATGCCAGTAACCAGGCCAGTACTCATGAACTCACCATTCCCAATGAT CTAATAGGCTGCATAATCGGGCGCCAGGGAACCAAAATCAACGAGATCCGTCAGATGTCTGGGGCGCAGATCAAAATTGCTAACGCCATGGAAGGGTCATCGGAGCGCCAGATCACCATCACAGGAACCCCCGCCAACATCAGCCTGGCCCAGTACCTCATCAACGCAAG GTTCAGAGACGTGGCGGCCATGTGGAATGACCCATCCTCCATGACGACATCCTAA
- the LOC115179377 gene encoding poly(rC)-binding protein 3 isoform X9 gives MEPPKVQQPGEGGLNVTLTIRLLMHGKEVGSIIGKKGETVKKMREESGARINISEGNCPERIVTITGPTDAIFKAFAMIAYKFEEDIINSMSNSPATSKPPVTLRLVVPASQCGSLIGKGGSKIKEMRESTGAQVQVAGDMLPNSTERAVTISGAPEAIIQCVKQICVVMLESPPKGATIPYRPKPASTPVIFSGGQVRADPLGASTANLSLLLQHQPLPAYTIQGQYAIPHPDLTKLHQLAMQQTPFNPLGQTTPAFPAGLDASNQASTHELTIPNDLIGCIIGRQGTKINEIRQMSGAQIKIANAMEGSSERQITITGTPANISLAQYLINARFRDVAAMWNDPSSMTTS, from the exons ATGGAACCACCCAAGGTGCAGCAGCCAGGCGAAGGAGGCCTCAACGTTACCCTCACCATCAGGCTTCTGATGCACGGCAAG GAGGTTGGAAGCATCATTGGAAAG AAAGGAGAGACAGTGAAGAAGATGCGTGAAGAG AGCGGTGCACGCATCAACATCTCTGAGGGAAACTGCCCAGAGAGGATAGTTACCATCACCGGACCCACAGATGCCATCTTCAAGGCCTTCGCCATGATCGCATACAAGTTTGAAGAG GATATAATCAACTCTATGAGCAACAGTCCAGCCACCAGCAAGCCCCCTGTCACTCTGCGTCTGGTGGTCCCAGCCAGCCAATGTGGCTCCCTCATAGGGAAAGGAGGCTCCAAGATCAAAGAAATGAGAGAG TCCACAGGTGCTCAGGTACAGGTCGCAGGGGACATGCTGCCCAACTCCACTGAACGAGCAGTCACCATCTCAGGAGCCCCGGAAGCCATTATCCAGTGTGTCAAGCAGATCTGTGTTGTCATGCTAGAG TCCCCACCGAAAGGTGCCACTATCCCCTACCGCCCCAAGCCTGCCTCCACCCCCGTCATTTTTTCAGGTGGCCAGGTAAGAGCCGACCCGCTGGGGGCCTCCACTGCCAACCTCAGCCTCTTACTGCAGCACCAGCCACTGCCT GCTTACACCATTCAGGGACAATACGCCATCCCTCACCCTGAC TTGACCAAGCTCCACCAGTTGGCTATGCAGCAAACCCCCTTTAATCCCCTTGGACAGACCACCCCTGCCTTCCCCG CAGGTCTGGATGCCAGTAACCAGGCCAGTACTCATGAACTCACCATTCCCAATGAT CTAATAGGCTGCATAATCGGGCGCCAGGGAACCAAAATCAACGAGATCCGTCAGATGTCTGGGGCGCAGATCAAAATTGCTAACGCCATGGAAGGGTCATCGGAGCGCCAGATCACCATCACAGGAACCCCCGCCAACATCAGCCTGGCCCAGTACCTCATCAACGCAAG GTTCAGAGACGTGGCGGCCATGTGGAATGACCCATCCTCCATGACGACATCCTAA
- the LOC115179377 gene encoding poly(rC)-binding protein 3 isoform X7, with protein sequence MEPPKVQQPGEGGLNVTLTIRLLMHGKEVGSIIGKKGETVKKMREEVSASGARINISEGNCPERIVTITGPTDAIFKAFAMIAYKFEEDIINSMSNSPATSKPPVTLRLVVPASQCGSLIGKGGSKIKEMRESTGAQVQVAGDMLPNSTERAVTISGAPEAIIQCVKQICVVMLESPPKGATIPYRPKPASTPVIFSGGQVRADPLGASTANLSLLLQHQPLPAYTIQGQYAIPHPDLTKLHQLAMQQTPFNPLGQTTPAFPGLDASNQASTHELTIPNDLIGCIIGRQGTKINEIRQMSGAQIKIANAMEGSSERQITITGTPANISLAQYLINARFRDVAAMWNDPSSMTTS encoded by the exons ATGGAACCACCCAAGGTGCAGCAGCCAGGCGAAGGAGGCCTCAACGTTACCCTCACCATCAGGCTTCTGATGCACGGCAAG GAGGTTGGAAGCATCATTGGAAAG AAAGGAGAGACAGTGAAGAAGATGCGTGAAGAGGTAAGTGCA AGCGGTGCACGCATCAACATCTCTGAGGGAAACTGCCCAGAGAGGATAGTTACCATCACCGGACCCACAGATGCCATCTTCAAGGCCTTCGCCATGATCGCATACAAGTTTGAAGAG GATATAATCAACTCTATGAGCAACAGTCCAGCCACCAGCAAGCCCCCTGTCACTCTGCGTCTGGTGGTCCCAGCCAGCCAATGTGGCTCCCTCATAGGGAAAGGAGGCTCCAAGATCAAAGAAATGAGAGAG TCCACAGGTGCTCAGGTACAGGTCGCAGGGGACATGCTGCCCAACTCCACTGAACGAGCAGTCACCATCTCAGGAGCCCCGGAAGCCATTATCCAGTGTGTCAAGCAGATCTGTGTTGTCATGCTAGAG TCCCCACCGAAAGGTGCCACTATCCCCTACCGCCCCAAGCCTGCCTCCACCCCCGTCATTTTTTCAGGTGGCCAGGTAAGAGCCGACCCGCTGGGGGCCTCCACTGCCAACCTCAGCCTCTTACTGCAGCACCAGCCACTGCCT GCTTACACCATTCAGGGACAATACGCCATCCCTCACCCTGAC TTGACCAAGCTCCACCAGTTGGCTATGCAGCAAACCCCCTTTAATCCCCTTGGACAGACCACCCCTGCCTTCCCCG GTCTGGATGCCAGTAACCAGGCCAGTACTCATGAACTCACCATTCCCAATGAT CTAATAGGCTGCATAATCGGGCGCCAGGGAACCAAAATCAACGAGATCCGTCAGATGTCTGGGGCGCAGATCAAAATTGCTAACGCCATGGAAGGGTCATCGGAGCGCCAGATCACCATCACAGGAACCCCCGCCAACATCAGCCTGGCCCAGTACCTCATCAACGCAAG GTTCAGAGACGTGGCGGCCATGTGGAATGACCCATCCTCCATGACGACATCCTAA
- the LOC115179377 gene encoding poly(rC)-binding protein 3 isoform X11, translated as MEPPKVQQPGEGGLNVTLTIRLLMHGKEVGSIIGKKGETVKKMREESGARINISEGNCPERIVTITGPTDAIFKAFAMIAYKFEEDIINSMSNSPATSKPPVTLRLVVPASQCGSLIGKGGSKIKEMRESTGAQVQVAGDMLPNSTERAVTISGAPEAIIQCVKQICVVMLESPPKGATIPYRPKPASTPVIFSGGQVRADPLGASTANLSLLLQHQPLPAYTIQGQYAIPHPDLTKLHQLAMQQTPFNPLGQTTPAFPGLDASNQASTHELTIPNDLIGCIIGRQGTKINEIRQMSGAQIKIANAMEGSSERQITITGTPANISLAQYLINARFRDVAAMWNDPSSMTTS; from the exons ATGGAACCACCCAAGGTGCAGCAGCCAGGCGAAGGAGGCCTCAACGTTACCCTCACCATCAGGCTTCTGATGCACGGCAAG GAGGTTGGAAGCATCATTGGAAAG AAAGGAGAGACAGTGAAGAAGATGCGTGAAGAG AGCGGTGCACGCATCAACATCTCTGAGGGAAACTGCCCAGAGAGGATAGTTACCATCACCGGACCCACAGATGCCATCTTCAAGGCCTTCGCCATGATCGCATACAAGTTTGAAGAG GATATAATCAACTCTATGAGCAACAGTCCAGCCACCAGCAAGCCCCCTGTCACTCTGCGTCTGGTGGTCCCAGCCAGCCAATGTGGCTCCCTCATAGGGAAAGGAGGCTCCAAGATCAAAGAAATGAGAGAG TCCACAGGTGCTCAGGTACAGGTCGCAGGGGACATGCTGCCCAACTCCACTGAACGAGCAGTCACCATCTCAGGAGCCCCGGAAGCCATTATCCAGTGTGTCAAGCAGATCTGTGTTGTCATGCTAGAG TCCCCACCGAAAGGTGCCACTATCCCCTACCGCCCCAAGCCTGCCTCCACCCCCGTCATTTTTTCAGGTGGCCAGGTAAGAGCCGACCCGCTGGGGGCCTCCACTGCCAACCTCAGCCTCTTACTGCAGCACCAGCCACTGCCT GCTTACACCATTCAGGGACAATACGCCATCCCTCACCCTGAC TTGACCAAGCTCCACCAGTTGGCTATGCAGCAAACCCCCTTTAATCCCCTTGGACAGACCACCCCTGCCTTCCCCG GTCTGGATGCCAGTAACCAGGCCAGTACTCATGAACTCACCATTCCCAATGAT CTAATAGGCTGCATAATCGGGCGCCAGGGAACCAAAATCAACGAGATCCGTCAGATGTCTGGGGCGCAGATCAAAATTGCTAACGCCATGGAAGGGTCATCGGAGCGCCAGATCACCATCACAGGAACCCCCGCCAACATCAGCCTGGCCCAGTACCTCATCAACGCAAG GTTCAGAGACGTGGCGGCCATGTGGAATGACCCATCCTCCATGACGACATCCTAA
- the LOC115179377 gene encoding poly(rC)-binding protein 3 isoform X13, with translation MEPPKVQQPGEGGLNVTLTIRLLMHGKEVGSIIGKKGETVKKMREESGARINISEGNCPERIVTITGPTDAIFKAFAMIAYKFEEDIINSMSNSPATSKPPVTLRLVVPASQCGSLIGKGGSKIKEMRESTGAQVQVAGDMLPNSTERAVTISGAPEAIIQCVKQICVVMLESPPKGATIPYRPKPASTPVIFSGGQAYTIQGQYAIPHPDLCCPSYPPQQLTKLHQLAMQQTPFNPLGQTTPAFPAGLDASNQASTHELTIPNDLIGCIIGRQGTKINEIRQMSGAQIKIANAMEGSSERQITITGTPANISLAQYLINARFRDVAAMWNDPSSMTTS, from the exons ATGGAACCACCCAAGGTGCAGCAGCCAGGCGAAGGAGGCCTCAACGTTACCCTCACCATCAGGCTTCTGATGCACGGCAAG GAGGTTGGAAGCATCATTGGAAAG AAAGGAGAGACAGTGAAGAAGATGCGTGAAGAG AGCGGTGCACGCATCAACATCTCTGAGGGAAACTGCCCAGAGAGGATAGTTACCATCACCGGACCCACAGATGCCATCTTCAAGGCCTTCGCCATGATCGCATACAAGTTTGAAGAG GATATAATCAACTCTATGAGCAACAGTCCAGCCACCAGCAAGCCCCCTGTCACTCTGCGTCTGGTGGTCCCAGCCAGCCAATGTGGCTCCCTCATAGGGAAAGGAGGCTCCAAGATCAAAGAAATGAGAGAG TCCACAGGTGCTCAGGTACAGGTCGCAGGGGACATGCTGCCCAACTCCACTGAACGAGCAGTCACCATCTCAGGAGCCCCGGAAGCCATTATCCAGTGTGTCAAGCAGATCTGTGTTGTCATGCTAGAG TCCCCACCGAAAGGTGCCACTATCCCCTACCGCCCCAAGCCTGCCTCCACCCCCGTCATTTTTTCAGGTGGCCAG GCTTACACCATTCAGGGACAATACGCCATCCCTCACCCTGAC CTCTGCTGTCCCTCCTACCCCCCTCAGCAGTTGACCAAGCTCCACCAGTTGGCTATGCAGCAAACCCCCTTTAATCCCCTTGGACAGACCACCCCTGCCTTCCCCG CAGGTCTGGATGCCAGTAACCAGGCCAGTACTCATGAACTCACCATTCCCAATGAT CTAATAGGCTGCATAATCGGGCGCCAGGGAACCAAAATCAACGAGATCCGTCAGATGTCTGGGGCGCAGATCAAAATTGCTAACGCCATGGAAGGGTCATCGGAGCGCCAGATCACCATCACAGGAACCCCCGCCAACATCAGCCTGGCCCAGTACCTCATCAACGCAAG GTTCAGAGACGTGGCGGCCATGTGGAATGACCCATCCTCCATGACGACATCCTAA
- the LOC115179377 gene encoding poly(rC)-binding protein 3 isoform X16 — MEPPKVQQPGEGGLNVTLTIRLLMHGKEVGSIIGKKGETVKKMREESGARINISEGNCPERIVTITGPTDAIFKAFAMIAYKFEEDIINSMSNSPATSKPPVTLRLVVPASQCGSLIGKGGSKIKEMRESTGAQVQVAGDMLPNSTERAVTISGAPEAIIQCVKQICVVMLESPPKGATIPYRPKPASTPVIFSGGQAYTIQGQYAIPHPDQLTKLHQLAMQQTPFNPLGQTTPAFPAGLDASNQASTHELTIPNDLIGCIIGRQGTKINEIRQMSGAQIKIANAMEGSSERQITITGTPANISLAQYLINARFRDVAAMWNDPSSMTTS; from the exons ATGGAACCACCCAAGGTGCAGCAGCCAGGCGAAGGAGGCCTCAACGTTACCCTCACCATCAGGCTTCTGATGCACGGCAAG GAGGTTGGAAGCATCATTGGAAAG AAAGGAGAGACAGTGAAGAAGATGCGTGAAGAG AGCGGTGCACGCATCAACATCTCTGAGGGAAACTGCCCAGAGAGGATAGTTACCATCACCGGACCCACAGATGCCATCTTCAAGGCCTTCGCCATGATCGCATACAAGTTTGAAGAG GATATAATCAACTCTATGAGCAACAGTCCAGCCACCAGCAAGCCCCCTGTCACTCTGCGTCTGGTGGTCCCAGCCAGCCAATGTGGCTCCCTCATAGGGAAAGGAGGCTCCAAGATCAAAGAAATGAGAGAG TCCACAGGTGCTCAGGTACAGGTCGCAGGGGACATGCTGCCCAACTCCACTGAACGAGCAGTCACCATCTCAGGAGCCCCGGAAGCCATTATCCAGTGTGTCAAGCAGATCTGTGTTGTCATGCTAGAG TCCCCACCGAAAGGTGCCACTATCCCCTACCGCCCCAAGCCTGCCTCCACCCCCGTCATTTTTTCAGGTGGCCAG GCTTACACCATTCAGGGACAATACGCCATCCCTCACCCTGAC CAGTTGACCAAGCTCCACCAGTTGGCTATGCAGCAAACCCCCTTTAATCCCCTTGGACAGACCACCCCTGCCTTCCCCG CAGGTCTGGATGCCAGTAACCAGGCCAGTACTCATGAACTCACCATTCCCAATGAT CTAATAGGCTGCATAATCGGGCGCCAGGGAACCAAAATCAACGAGATCCGTCAGATGTCTGGGGCGCAGATCAAAATTGCTAACGCCATGGAAGGGTCATCGGAGCGCCAGATCACCATCACAGGAACCCCCGCCAACATCAGCCTGGCCCAGTACCTCATCAACGCAAG GTTCAGAGACGTGGCGGCCATGTGGAATGACCCATCCTCCATGACGACATCCTAA
- the LOC115179377 gene encoding poly(rC)-binding protein 3 isoform X10, protein MEPPKVQQPGEGGLNVTLTIRLLMHGKEVGSIIGKKGETVKKMREESGARINISEGNCPERIVTITGPTDAIFKAFAMIAYKFEEDIINSMSNSPATSKPPVTLRLVVPASQCGSLIGKGGSKIKEMRESTGAQVQVAGDMLPNSTERAVTISGAPEAIIQCVKQICVVMLESPPKGATIPYRPKPASTPVIFSGGQVRADPLGASTANLSLLLQHQPLPAYTIQGQYAIPHPDQLTKLHQLAMQQTPFNPLGQTTPAFPGLDASNQASTHELTIPNDLIGCIIGRQGTKINEIRQMSGAQIKIANAMEGSSERQITITGTPANISLAQYLINARFRDVAAMWNDPSSMTTS, encoded by the exons ATGGAACCACCCAAGGTGCAGCAGCCAGGCGAAGGAGGCCTCAACGTTACCCTCACCATCAGGCTTCTGATGCACGGCAAG GAGGTTGGAAGCATCATTGGAAAG AAAGGAGAGACAGTGAAGAAGATGCGTGAAGAG AGCGGTGCACGCATCAACATCTCTGAGGGAAACTGCCCAGAGAGGATAGTTACCATCACCGGACCCACAGATGCCATCTTCAAGGCCTTCGCCATGATCGCATACAAGTTTGAAGAG GATATAATCAACTCTATGAGCAACAGTCCAGCCACCAGCAAGCCCCCTGTCACTCTGCGTCTGGTGGTCCCAGCCAGCCAATGTGGCTCCCTCATAGGGAAAGGAGGCTCCAAGATCAAAGAAATGAGAGAG TCCACAGGTGCTCAGGTACAGGTCGCAGGGGACATGCTGCCCAACTCCACTGAACGAGCAGTCACCATCTCAGGAGCCCCGGAAGCCATTATCCAGTGTGTCAAGCAGATCTGTGTTGTCATGCTAGAG TCCCCACCGAAAGGTGCCACTATCCCCTACCGCCCCAAGCCTGCCTCCACCCCCGTCATTTTTTCAGGTGGCCAGGTAAGAGCCGACCCGCTGGGGGCCTCCACTGCCAACCTCAGCCTCTTACTGCAGCACCAGCCACTGCCT GCTTACACCATTCAGGGACAATACGCCATCCCTCACCCTGAC CAGTTGACCAAGCTCCACCAGTTGGCTATGCAGCAAACCCCCTTTAATCCCCTTGGACAGACCACCCCTGCCTTCCCCG GTCTGGATGCCAGTAACCAGGCCAGTACTCATGAACTCACCATTCCCAATGAT CTAATAGGCTGCATAATCGGGCGCCAGGGAACCAAAATCAACGAGATCCGTCAGATGTCTGGGGCGCAGATCAAAATTGCTAACGCCATGGAAGGGTCATCGGAGCGCCAGATCACCATCACAGGAACCCCCGCCAACATCAGCCTGGCCCAGTACCTCATCAACGCAAG GTTCAGAGACGTGGCGGCCATGTGGAATGACCCATCCTCCATGACGACATCCTAA